A portion of the Paenibacillus marchantiae genome contains these proteins:
- a CDS encoding iron chaperone produces MSESTSFDVLVDEYISQFPSDVQVKLQSLRQVIRDSAPNAVEKISYKMPTYAEHGNLVHFAAYSKHIGFYPGASGIEAFKEELSRYKGAKGSVQFPLDQPLPEDLIRRIVEFRVQVNVEKAKEKKRKK; encoded by the coding sequence ATGTCAGAGAGTACCTCTTTTGATGTGTTGGTAGATGAATATATCTCCCAATTTCCTTCGGATGTACAGGTCAAATTACAATCATTAAGACAGGTTATTCGCGATTCCGCTCCCAATGCCGTGGAGAAGATCAGTTACAAGATGCCAACGTATGCAGAGCACGGGAACTTGGTTCATTTTGCAGCGTACTCCAAGCATATCGGATTTTACCCAGGTGCCAGTGGGATCGAAGCGTTTAAGGAAGAACTCTCACGGTATAAAGGAGCCAAAGGATCGGTGCAATTCCCCTTGGATCAACCATTGCCAGAAGATTTGATCCGCCGGATCGTGGAATTTCGGGTGCAGGTCAATGTGGAGAAGGCTAAGGAAAAGAAGCGAAAGAAGTAG
- a CDS encoding putative holin-like toxin yields the protein MTVFEAIMLMLTFGTLIVAILSDKRK from the coding sequence ATGACAGTTTTTGAAGCAATCATGCTGATGCTTACCTTTGGTACGCTCATCGTTGCCATTCTGTCCGATAAACGCAAATAG
- a CDS encoding helix-turn-helix domain-containing protein, with protein MIKFTLEQVLKDKGMSMYALAKKTGVRPNTIGQWVTDSGFEVKSITIETLEKICVALECQPGDLIKYIDKK; from the coding sequence ATGATCAAATTCACTCTCGAACAAGTTCTGAAGGATAAGGGTATGTCTATGTATGCTTTGGCTAAAAAAACAGGAGTTCGTCCGAATACCATTGGACAATGGGTAACGGATAGCGGTTTTGAAGTCAAATCGATCACAATCGAAACCCTTGAGAAAATTTGTGTAGCACTGGAATGTCAGCCAGGCGACTTAATCAAGTATATTGACAAGAAGTGA
- a CDS encoding helix-turn-helix domain-containing protein — MIKIHLSRIMGEKRINIADLSRLTGLHRNGIAKLYNEETDGVKFDTLNRICEALDCEIQDIIEFIKDEK; from the coding sequence ATGATTAAGATCCATTTATCTCGCATTATGGGAGAGAAAAGAATTAACATTGCCGATTTATCCCGACTAACCGGACTACATAGAAATGGGATTGCCAAATTATACAATGAGGAAACAGATGGCGTGAAGTTCGATACGCTGAATCGAATATGCGAGGCTTTGGATTGTGAGATCCAGGATATTATTGAGTTTATTAAGGATGAGAAGTGA
- a CDS encoding RNA polymerase sigma factor — protein MDSIGKNGKEATEAIRSYVKPIFGFALNRVKQRAEAEDLAQEIMLQLLKSFSGVRDIRSLDAYVWTVARYTWVNWLKKRAHAPQAFEINGMSELSAAPSREPLDRLLVTEAYRELRREVAFLSDIHRRIVVMHYYDELKIGDIAIALNIPVGTVKWHLSEAKKKLRKGMKRMRATGTLSVNPVSMGEMGHSGSAGRLGETNDFLGRALAQNIVYAAYHKARTVHQIAEELGMPPSLLEGEVRHLADYNFLIQTSPGKYQSNTIVWDLFELAVAGHQFWQDCAAEVADVHFDALMEVRRQVEDSGVYVPDGDYNFLLWTLLPKNVEEQSWRSMPAGENFDAVAPMRKDGGQYIAYAALNRSHNADPGFDLSSYVTFGPSLRYVEDTPLYLWQFNTYWSDRQMDWRFLEYRNVEICHAFQQGELPDNEENAEQYSFLLEKGYIRKTEEGYKFNAVWIDSPQTLDRLNKAMPDLSALYAPAVGKLYDKMLKLFLQNQPKHLEPQLAYMVRGNTGGGRLVAYILKHLIDNGKLKPPLPHQQKTISTWMGPVK, from the coding sequence ATGGATTCAATTGGTAAAAACGGAAAAGAAGCGACGGAAGCGATTCGGAGCTATGTCAAACCGATTTTCGGTTTTGCGTTAAACCGGGTCAAGCAGCGGGCCGAGGCGGAGGATCTGGCTCAGGAGATTATGCTGCAGTTGTTGAAATCCTTCTCTGGGGTCCGGGACATTAGAAGCCTTGACGCTTACGTCTGGACGGTTGCCCGATACACTTGGGTGAATTGGTTGAAAAAGCGTGCGCACGCTCCCCAAGCGTTCGAAATCAACGGCATGTCCGAACTGTCTGCCGCCCCTTCCCGGGAGCCTCTTGACCGGCTGCTGGTAACCGAAGCTTACCGCGAGCTCCGCCGAGAAGTCGCGTTTCTGTCCGACATCCATCGCCGGATCGTGGTCATGCATTACTACGACGAGCTTAAAATCGGCGATATCGCGATTGCTCTGAACATTCCTGTAGGCACGGTGAAGTGGCATTTGAGCGAGGCTAAAAAGAAGTTACGGAAAGGGATGAAACGTATGCGTGCAACAGGAACTTTAAGTGTCAATCCGGTCAGCATGGGGGAAATGGGCCATTCCGGTTCGGCCGGCAGACTGGGCGAAACCAACGATTTTCTTGGACGCGCCTTGGCGCAAAATATCGTTTACGCGGCTTATCACAAGGCGCGTACCGTGCATCAAATCGCGGAGGAGCTCGGAATGCCGCCGTCTTTGCTGGAAGGCGAAGTCCGGCACTTGGCCGATTACAATTTCCTCATCCAAACCTCTCCCGGCAAATATCAAAGCAATACCATCGTCTGGGACCTCTTCGAGTTGGCCGTAGCCGGTCATCAATTCTGGCAAGATTGCGCCGCCGAAGTGGCCGATGTTCATTTTGACGCGTTAATGGAAGTTCGCCGGCAAGTTGAGGATAGCGGAGTGTACGTTCCGGACGGCGACTATAACTTCCTGCTCTGGACCTTGCTGCCCAAGAACGTCGAGGAGCAATCTTGGCGGAGCATGCCGGCGGGCGAAAACTTCGATGCGGTCGCACCAATGCGAAAGGACGGAGGTCAGTATATTGCCTATGCGGCGTTAAACCGGAGCCACAATGCCGATCCGGGTTTTGATTTGAGTAGTTACGTCACCTTCGGTCCGTCGCTCCGCTACGTCGAAGACACTCCCTTATACTTGTGGCAATTCAATACGTACTGGAGCGACCGCCAGATGGATTGGCGTTTCCTGGAATACCGGAATGTCGAGATTTGTCATGCGTTCCAACAAGGGGAACTGCCCGACAACGAAGAGAACGCCGAGCAATATTCGTTCCTGCTGGAGAAGGGGTACATCCGCAAGACGGAGGAGGGGTACAAGTTCAATGCGGTTTGGATCGACTCTCCGCAAACGTTGGATCGGTTGAACAAGGCAATGCCGGATTTGTCCGCTCTGTATGCGCCTGCTGTCGGCAAGCTCTACGACAAAATGCTCAAGCTGTTCCTGCAAAATCAGCCGAAGCATTTGGAGCCGCAGCTTGCATACATGGTGAGAGGCAACACCGGCGGAGGCCGGCTTGTCGCTTATATTTTGAAGCATTTGATCGATAACGGGAAGTTGAAACCGCCGTTGCCGCACCAGCAGAAGACGATTTCAACCTGGATGGGGCCGGTCAAGTAA
- a CDS encoding GNAT family N-acetyltransferase produces MFIREIEPEDAESFNLLMKEVETEAYYMLMEPGERKGSSEQQRKWLERVKKVSNSTVLVAEQAGKLVGYIAVIGGDTRRTKHSAYLVIGILEEYTGRGIGTNLFQRLEEWARAHNILRLELTVVIQNEAGVSLYKKMGFEIEGIKRNSLLINDKLFDQYYMSKLL; encoded by the coding sequence ATGTTTATCAGAGAGATAGAACCTGAGGATGCTGAAAGTTTTAATTTGCTTATGAAGGAAGTTGAAACCGAGGCTTATTATATGCTTATGGAACCAGGAGAAAGAAAAGGTTCTTCTGAACAGCAACGTAAATGGCTGGAACGAGTGAAAAAAGTGAGTAATTCAACAGTACTTGTTGCAGAACAAGCTGGAAAGTTAGTAGGATATATAGCAGTCATTGGCGGAGACACAAGAAGAACAAAGCATTCAGCATACCTAGTTATAGGTATTTTAGAAGAGTACACAGGTCGTGGTATAGGAACAAATCTATTTCAAAGGTTAGAAGAATGGGCAAGAGCTCATAATATCTTACGATTAGAACTTACAGTGGTCATTCAAAATGAAGCAGGAGTATCTTTATATAAAAAAATGGGATTTGAGATAGAAGGAATAAAAAGAAACTCTCTATTGATAAATGATAAACTTTTCGATCAGTATTATATGTCTAAATTATTATAG
- a CDS encoding dihydrofolate reductase family protein, translating to MRKLVLFLHASLDGFVEGPNGEMDIGWVAYDADLEKHAKEILSTADTVIWGRGTYQMMHSYWPSVPSDPSASQHERDHAEWIEKTAKIVFSTTLEKVEWNNSRLVKEDIEEEINNLKEQPGKDMVILGSPRFAHHLMQLDLIDEYKITVSPVLIGKGLPLFQGLKEKINLKLIENKTFDSGAIGLVYQTVR from the coding sequence ATGAGAAAACTCGTTCTATTTCTTCACGCATCGCTTGACGGTTTTGTAGAAGGGCCGAATGGTGAAATGGACATTGGCTGGGTTGCCTACGATGCTGATTTGGAGAAACACGCGAAAGAAATTCTGAGTACCGCCGACACTGTCATTTGGGGGCGTGGGACTTATCAGATGATGCACAGTTACTGGCCATCTGTGCCTTCGGACCCGTCAGCTTCGCAACATGAACGGGATCATGCTGAGTGGATCGAAAAGACAGCCAAAATCGTTTTTTCCACGACGTTGGAGAAAGTCGAATGGAATAATTCAAGACTCGTGAAAGAAGATATCGAGGAAGAGATCAATAACCTTAAAGAGCAGCCAGGCAAAGATATGGTCATCCTCGGCAGTCCTAGGTTCGCACACCACCTTATGCAGCTTGATTTAATTGATGAGTATAAAATTACGGTTTCTCCCGTCCTGATCGGTAAGGGATTGCCATTATTCCAAGGCCTCAAGGAGAAGATCAATCTTAAGCTAATCGAAAATAAGACCTTTGATTCTGGAGCCATTGGTCTCGTTTACCAGACGGTAAGATGA
- a CDS encoding glycosyltransferase family 39 protein, producing the protein MSKVIHKSLYLILLVFVGVFIVSSLFVRAQYNYTLYGDNPILGTQQWSIFIPVIALLLVSGVGLYRLCLKLNKYSPKVVIPVVLLCSLAIQIIIIFVFPRVPTDDSQTVLSLAMNMLYDLDYSSFESGGYLHMFPFNFSTVLYLKTLLYLFPDNYLVIKLFNILFATVTTLMIYLIYKQLNHKSAERDYGVLIFAATYLPSLFLNNLIYNDVIATAFLTSCLYFLIRFIRAKSWRTIVIAAILLAIGNYFRSIGVIVLIAAMLTILLNMRSIGFKKVIVSVFVLATLFNVPGWTQNAVLKSSGAVSESDGENSAPVYMWLNMGINLERFGFWDNMESYQIYQREANYNKAESTELYKQEIERKLSEASLSDLAQMYYKKIIWTWTEGTYQMDRYGIGNESSSGMGGGRGGGIAGSYSYTNAVTDVFKGDSVYRTGVLWIVYVMNFMMYCFIFIRLVGGIRGKRYDEVSLILVILGFIGFYILWEIKSRYIYPVYPLLVVLSYMGFKDAYNFMFHRKLGWERSSLRKG; encoded by the coding sequence ATGTCTAAGGTGATCCATAAGTCGCTTTATCTCATTCTGCTTGTTTTTGTCGGCGTGTTTATCGTATCGTCCCTGTTTGTCCGGGCGCAGTACAACTACACCTTGTATGGGGATAATCCGATTCTGGGTACGCAGCAGTGGAGTATTTTTATCCCGGTAATTGCTTTGCTTCTGGTATCGGGTGTGGGGTTATACCGCCTTTGCCTGAAGCTTAACAAATACAGCCCAAAGGTTGTCATTCCGGTGGTGCTGCTATGTTCGCTGGCCATTCAAATCATCATTATCTTCGTGTTTCCACGAGTGCCTACGGATGATTCACAGACCGTGCTTTCACTCGCGATGAACATGCTTTACGATCTCGATTATTCTTCGTTTGAATCGGGCGGATATCTGCACATGTTCCCGTTCAACTTTTCTACCGTTTTGTATCTAAAGACATTGCTGTACCTGTTCCCGGATAATTATCTGGTAATCAAGCTGTTCAATATTTTGTTTGCAACGGTAACGACATTAATGATTTATCTCATTTATAAACAGTTAAATCATAAGTCCGCGGAACGTGATTACGGGGTTCTGATCTTTGCAGCCACGTATCTGCCATCCCTGTTCCTGAACAACCTGATCTATAACGATGTTATTGCTACGGCATTTCTGACGTCTTGTTTATACTTTTTGATTCGGTTTATACGTGCAAAGTCTTGGCGGACAATCGTCATTGCCGCCATTCTGCTCGCGATTGGCAACTACTTCCGAAGCATTGGCGTAATTGTGCTGATTGCTGCTATGTTAACCATCCTGCTAAATATGCGAAGTATTGGATTCAAGAAAGTGATTGTCTCCGTCTTCGTGCTGGCTACGTTGTTTAACGTCCCAGGGTGGACTCAGAATGCGGTATTAAAATCTTCGGGTGCTGTAAGTGAATCTGATGGGGAAAATTCGGCACCGGTCTATATGTGGTTGAACATGGGTATTAATCTGGAACGATTCGGCTTCTGGGACAACATGGAGAGCTACCAGATCTATCAAAGAGAAGCCAACTATAATAAAGCTGAAAGTACAGAACTGTACAAGCAGGAGATTGAACGCAAGCTTTCGGAAGCCAGCTTAAGTGACTTGGCCCAGATGTATTACAAAAAGATCATTTGGACCTGGACTGAAGGTACCTACCAAATGGATCGATATGGCATCGGTAATGAAAGCTCCTCGGGTATGGGAGGAGGAAGAGGTGGCGGAATTGCCGGCTCCTACAGTTATACCAATGCGGTAACAGACGTATTCAAGGGAGATTCCGTCTACCGGACGGGGGTGCTTTGGATCGTTTATGTCATGAATTTCATGATGTACTGTTTTATTTTCATTCGCTTGGTCGGTGGAATTCGTGGAAAGCGGTATGACGAAGTCTCTTTGATTCTGGTTATTCTCGGATTTATCGGGTTCTATATTCTGTGGGAGATTAAATCGAGGTATATCTATCCCGTATATCCGCTGCTGGTTGTATTGTCGTACATGGGATTTAAAGATGCGTATAACTTCATGTTTCATAGAAAACTTGGCTGGGAACGTTCTTCCCTGAGAAAAGGGTGA
- a CDS encoding phosphotransferase enzyme family protein has product MLKLKYLFHNNDLAEMILKNWSYDPESLDMFQYYRISSNAVYPFRDQGEVYLLRFAPVDEKNQTNLAAELEFLSYLKLNQYGAMEAVPSHAGKELVVAHTPWGMYYASVFKRVPGNQMGSIDINDQIVHSLGEALGKLHRLSCEYTPKQAKRWTYIDVLDWMKDVLGEFPGENAALNEVEVLRNYFANWPVTQQNFGLIHYDFELDNVFYDEESHSCYAIDFDDAMYHWYAMDVEQSLDSLRDEIQPDEWEQKKQIFLQGYWKEAGDVYDMESMFPAFRRFANLYGYVRVLRSGAEQWAHEPEWMSGLRARLDKSMAVKAKQFGQQQPLQLPAN; this is encoded by the coding sequence ATGTTAAAACTTAAATATTTATTCCATAATAACGATCTCGCCGAGATGATTTTGAAAAACTGGAGTTATGATCCGGAGTCACTGGACATGTTCCAGTATTATCGTATATCCTCCAATGCCGTGTATCCGTTCAGGGATCAGGGAGAGGTTTACTTGCTTCGTTTTGCCCCTGTAGATGAGAAAAATCAAACCAATCTTGCAGCGGAGTTGGAGTTCCTGTCCTATCTTAAACTAAATCAATATGGCGCCATGGAAGCAGTACCTTCCCATGCAGGAAAAGAGCTGGTAGTGGCTCATACGCCTTGGGGAATGTATTATGCCTCTGTATTCAAACGAGTTCCTGGTAACCAGATGGGCAGTATCGATATAAATGACCAGATCGTGCACAGCTTGGGTGAGGCATTGGGTAAGCTACATCGTTTATCTTGTGAATACACACCCAAACAGGCAAAACGCTGGACATATATCGATGTACTGGATTGGATGAAGGACGTTCTGGGGGAGTTCCCTGGCGAGAATGCGGCGCTCAATGAGGTAGAAGTTCTCCGAAATTATTTTGCAAATTGGCCCGTTACACAGCAGAACTTCGGGTTAATACATTATGATTTTGAACTGGATAATGTCTTCTATGACGAGGAGAGTCATTCCTGTTACGCCATTGACTTCGATGACGCCATGTACCACTGGTACGCAATGGATGTGGAGCAGAGTCTGGATAGTTTACGGGATGAAATTCAGCCGGATGAATGGGAACAGAAGAAGCAAATATTCTTGCAAGGGTATTGGAAAGAAGCAGGAGACGTCTATGATATGGAGTCGATGTTCCCAGCATTTCGTCGCTTTGCCAATCTGTACGGTTATGTACGTGTGCTTCGATCTGGGGCAGAACAATGGGCGCATGAGCCGGAATGGATGAGTGGATTAAGAGCAAGGCTGGATAAATCGATGGCAGTAAAAGCAAAACAGTTTGGTCAGCAGCAGCCCCTCCAACTACCGGCAAATTGA